In bacterium, a single window of DNA contains:
- a CDS encoding sulfotransferase translates to MPETIRITDFTEPEYTEAARAGFQMIEQIPFDLSEDGVIAAARAQLEQEGGTPLFEDEDWRRRLRFYIECVEEDAHYTTMGRFNTFNSLVRYLVQRSRLEALYAEHPEIDELEIERPLIIAGLPRSGTTHLLNLIGADPRLRALRRWESQEPIPSAAARAGTIADDRIANGQAGLDQIDLVMPLMTNMYDVPNDGIHEEVDLQHMCLSSLLMAAGQPVTRWMDAYFEEDQRPHYAFLKRALKALQFLEAKERWVLKSPQHLGWLPALVETFPDATFVCTHRDPVSVFTSWITMTVYAARMSRKPIVFDEIIPHAEKLQRYLLDGVVRDRAVLPAAQTEHVYFHEFMADDLGTLERIYDRAGLGMSDEARASIDHYIETHPRGRHGKVVYDLEGDFGITRDAMYEVFANYMEAFPVERETPNA, encoded by the coding sequence GTGCCCGAGACGATCCGGATCACCGACTTCACCGAGCCCGAGTACACGGAGGCCGCCCGCGCCGGCTTCCAGATGATCGAGCAGATCCCCTTCGACCTCTCCGAGGACGGCGTGATCGCTGCAGCGCGCGCGCAGCTCGAGCAGGAAGGCGGGACGCCGCTCTTCGAGGACGAGGACTGGAGGCGACGGCTGCGCTTCTACATCGAGTGCGTCGAAGAGGACGCGCACTACACCACGATGGGGCGCTTCAACACGTTCAACTCGCTGGTCCGCTATCTCGTCCAGCGCAGCCGTCTCGAGGCGCTCTACGCCGAGCATCCCGAGATCGACGAGCTCGAGATCGAGCGCCCGCTGATCATCGCCGGCCTCCCACGCTCCGGAACGACGCATCTGCTGAATCTGATCGGCGCCGATCCCCGGCTCCGCGCGCTGCGTCGCTGGGAATCCCAGGAGCCGATCCCCTCGGCGGCAGCGCGAGCAGGCACGATCGCCGACGACCGGATCGCGAACGGCCAGGCCGGTCTCGACCAGATCGACCTCGTGATGCCGCTCATGACCAACATGTATGACGTCCCGAACGACGGGATCCACGAGGAGGTCGATCTCCAGCACATGTGTCTGTCGTCGCTGCTGATGGCGGCCGGACAGCCCGTGACCCGCTGGATGGACGCCTACTTCGAAGAGGACCAGCGCCCCCACTACGCCTTCCTCAAGCGAGCGCTCAAAGCGCTGCAGTTCCTGGAAGCCAAGGAGCGCTGGGTCCTGAAGAGTCCCCAGCATCTGGGATGGCTCCCGGCCCTCGTCGAGACCTTCCCCGACGCGACCTTCGTCTGTACCCACCGCGACCCGGTCTCGGTCTTCACCTCGTGGATCACGATGACGGTCTACGCGGCGCGCATGTCCCGCAAGCCGATCGTCTTCGACGAGATCATTCCCCACGCCGAGAAGCTCCAGAGATACCTCCTCGACGGCGTCGTCCGGGACCGCGCCGTCCTGCCGGCCGCGCAGACCGAGCACGTCTACTTCCACGAGTTCATGGCCGACGATCTCGGTACCCTCGAGCGGATCTACGACCGCGCGGGACTCGGCATGAGCGACGAGGCCCGGGCGTCCATCGACCACTACATCGAGACCCACCCCCGCGGCCGCCACGGCAAGGTCGTCTACGACCTCGAGGGCGACTTCGGGATCACGCGGGACGCGATGTACGAGGTCTTCGCGAACTACATGGAGGCGTTCCCGGTCGAGCGGGAGACGCCGAACGCGTGA
- a CDS encoding tellurium resistance protein TerC: MVELISLENVLNLGVLIFLQAVLGFDNLLYISIESQRAPAADQARVRKLGITIALVLRVVLLFLIMSLLQTFAAPLFSVHWTGVLEGEFTFATIVFLAGGAFLMYTAVKEISHLLAIEHLEEGEASERESKSAGQVIAMIVTMNLIFSFDSILSALAITDVFFVLATAIVISGVMMLVLADSVADFIKRNRKYEVLGLFILLIVAVVLLGEGGHESHLTIAGFPIEPISKATFYFAIVVLVAVDLLQSRYQTKLAAQRAAAQYGSVGRADWGASG; this comes from the coding sequence ATCGTGGAGCTCATCAGTCTCGAGAACGTGCTCAACCTGGGCGTTCTGATCTTCCTGCAGGCGGTGCTCGGCTTCGACAACCTGCTCTACATCTCGATCGAGTCCCAGCGCGCGCCGGCCGCGGACCAGGCGAGGGTTCGGAAGCTCGGGATCACGATCGCGCTCGTGCTCCGGGTCGTGCTCCTCTTCCTGATCATGTCCCTGCTCCAGACCTTCGCGGCGCCGCTCTTCTCGGTCCACTGGACCGGCGTCCTCGAGGGGGAATTCACCTTCGCGACGATCGTCTTCCTCGCCGGCGGCGCCTTCCTCATGTACACGGCGGTCAAGGAGATCTCGCACCTGCTGGCGATCGAGCACCTGGAGGAGGGTGAGGCCTCGGAGCGGGAGTCGAAGAGCGCGGGTCAGGTGATCGCGATGATCGTGACCATGAACCTGATCTTCTCCTTCGACTCGATCCTGTCGGCGCTCGCGATCACCGACGTCTTCTTCGTCCTGGCGACGGCGATCGTCATCTCGGGCGTGATGATGCTCGTGCTCGCGGACTCCGTCGCGGACTTCATCAAGCGCAACCGGAAGTACGAGGTCCTCGGCCTCTTCATCCTGCTGATCGTGGCGGTCGTGTTGCTCGGCGAGGGCGGGCACGAGTCCCACCTCACGATCGCGGGCTTCCCGATCGAGCCGATCTCGAAGGCGACCTTCTACTTCGCGATCGTGGTGCTGGTCGCGGTCGACCTCCTCCAGTCGCGGTACCAGACCAAGCTCGCGGCTCAGCGGGCCGCGGCGCAATACGGGTCGGTCGGTCGCGCGGACTGGGGCGCATCCGGCTGA
- a CDS encoding ester cyclase: protein MTREEDNKALMRRWYDEMWANLDFEKIPELAGPTYTRHDVRGTRAVTAEEYRDELLPMQDAWTISDFKYFLMAEGDYVTAIGTWKINDQMQWDWVQTFRVAEGKLVETWLPAMATEGKWALDEIPS from the coding sequence ATGACCCGCGAAGAGGACAACAAGGCGCTGATGCGCCGCTGGTACGACGAGATGTGGGCGAACCTCGACTTCGAGAAGATCCCCGAGCTCGCCGGCCCGACCTACACCCGCCACGACGTCCGCGGCACCCGCGCCGTCACCGCCGAGGAATACCGCGACGAGCTCCTCCCCATGCAGGACGCCTGGACGATCTCGGACTTCAAGTACTTCCTGATGGCCGAAGGCGACTACGTCACGGCCATCGGCACCTGGAAGATCAACGACCAGATGCAGTGGGACTGGGTCCAGACGTTCCGGGTCGCGGAAGGAAAGCTCGTCGAGACCTGGCTCCCCGCCATGGCCACCGAAGGCAAGTGGGCCCTCGACGAGATTCCGAGCTAG